TCGCGACGTCGAGGCCGAGCGCGATGTCCTTGCCCGGGGTGAAGCCGGCCTTCTCGATCGCCGAGAGCAGGAAGTCGAGCGCCGCACGGTTCGACGCGAGCTCCGGCGCGAAGCCGCCCTCGTCGCCGAGGCCGGTCGCCAGGCCCTGCTTCTTCAGCTCACCCTTGAGGGCGTGGTAGGTCTCGACGCCCCAGCGGAGCGCCTCGGAGAACGACTCGGCGCCGTAGGGCACGAGGAAGAACTCTTGGATGTCGACGTTGGTGTCCGCGTGGGCACCGCCGTTGACGACGTTCATCAGCGGAACGGGCAGCGTGTGCGCGTTCGGGCCGCCGAGGTAGCGGAAGAGCGGCAGGTCGACCGAGTCGGCTGCGGCGCGGGCGACGGCGAGCGAGGCGCCGAGGATCGCGTTCGCGCCGATGCGGGACTTGTTCTCGGTGCCGTCGAGCTCGATGAGCGCGGCGTCGACGAGGCGCTGGTCGGTTGCGTCGAAGCCCTCGAGCGCCGGGCCGATCTCGTCGAGCACGGCCTCGACGGCCTTGAGGACGCCCTTGCCGCCGTAGCGGGACTCGTCACCGTCGCGCAGTTCGTACGCTTCGAAGGCGCCGGTGGAGGCACCGGACGGGACGAGGGCACGCGAGACGACGCCGTCGTCGAGGAGGACCTCGACCTCGACCGTCGGGTTGCCTCGGGAATCGAGGACTTCACGTGCGCCTACGGCATCGATCACTGCCACGGGGTACTCCCTGTCGTTGGGTTGTTGGTTGCGTGGTCGATCCTAGCGAGGCCGGTCGTGCTCGACCCCGGGCTGTGGATGACCGGGAGGCGTCCGTCAGACGAGCGGACGGAACTCGACGCCCTCGAGCGTCTCGGTGTCGGCGCCCACGGTGGCGAACGCGCCGAACCCCTGCTCGACCAGACCGGCGAGCAGGTTCTTCATGTTCTTCGTGCGCTTCTCGAGGCGGACGCGGTGGTGCGTCGCGAGCGCCTCGGTCTTCAGCGCGGCGAGGCGGACGGGGTCGACGTCCTTGTCGTGGACCAGGACGACCGCGTCGACCGCTTCCGAGGTGGGCAGCGTCACGAGGTCGACGAGTCGCTCGAAGCCGAGGGAGAACCCGACCGCGGGGACGTCCTGCCCGAGGAAGCGTCCGATCATGCCGTCGTAGCGCCCGCCGCCGCCGAGGCTGTAGCCGAAGTCCGGGTGCGCGACCTCGAAGATCGTGCCGGTGTAGTAGCCCATCCCGCGGACGAGCGTCGGGTCGAAGCGGAGGTCGACACCGGGCAGCGCCGTACGCAGCCGCTCGAGGTCCGCGAAGGCGTCGGTGTCGAGCCAGTCGGCCCCGCGCACGCTCTCCCAGTCGGCGTGCTCGAGCGCCCGGATGGTGTCGGCGGTGGTCGCGGCGTCGAGGTCGAGCGTCTCGCCGAGCTCCGCCGCGACGCCCTCCGCCCCGATCTTGTCGAGCTTGTCGACCGTGATGAGCGCGCGGTCCGCCGCTGCCTGGTCGGTGACGCCCCACGACGCCAGGAGCGCCAGGAGGATGCGTCGGTCGTTGATGCGGATCGAGGTGCCGGTGATGCCGAGGGCGTCGAGGGCGGCCGTCGTCGCGCGGACGAGCTCGATCTCGGCGAGCTGCCCGGGCTCCCCGAGGATGTCGATGTCGCACTGCACGAACTGGCGGTAGCGGCCCTTCTGCGGACGCTCGGCTCGCCAGACCGGCGCGATCTGCACCGCTCGGAAGACGCTCGGCAACTCGGCGCGGTGCGAGGCGTAGAAGCGGGCCAGCGGCACCGTCAGGTCGAAGCGCAGCCCGAGGTCGGCGAGGTCGAGCGGGGCCTCGGCGGTGCGCAGGTCGTCGGTGGTGAGACCACGGCGCATGACGGCGAACGCGAGCTTCTCGTTGTCGCCGCCGAGTCCGGAGTGCAGCCTGGCGGCGTCCTCGACCACCGGCGTCTCGATCTCGTCGAACCCGTGCCGCGTGTACACACCGCGGATGACGCCGAGCACGTGCTCCCGTCGGGCCTTGTCCGCGGGGAGGTGGTCACGCATGCCTCGAGGGGCCGTCACGGTCGTCGCCATGGGGTCGATTCTCGCAGAGCACGGGCGTCGCTTGCAGCAGCGGGTGTCCGCTGATATGCTTCATCCAGAACCTCGGCAGGGTACGTGCCTGATCCACGTGCCAGCCGTCAGCGGGGGCGATGTGCTGCAAACGCCCACGCGGTTCGAGCGGGCTCCCCTGACGACGTTGCTCCCTGGTGACGTCTTCTCCCGCTCGCGGGCGTCCTCCTTTTTCGGGTTAGGAGGACGCCCGCTTCTCCGTCTCCCGAGCGTCGCGAGCAGAGTCGGACGAGCCGGCTCGAACCGCCGCGTCAGCCGCGCTCTCGCCCGCGAGCGTTCCCCCGGTCGACGCTCCGCCCGCGAGCGTTCCCCCGGTCGACGCTCCGCCCGCGAGCGTTCCCCCGGTCGACGCTCCGCCCTCGATCTCCCGCCCCGCCACCTCCAGCATCGCCACCGCAGCCCGGAGACTCGCGATCGGGTCGATCCCCTCCTCGTGCGCCACCGCCACCTCGGCCAGCATCCCGGCACCCCAGGCCGCGTCGACCCGGCTGTCCGACGGGGACCCGCCGACCGCAGCGGCCGTCCCGTCACCGGACGCCTCGACATCGGCACCGAAGCCGGCGTCGAGGCCGACCCGGTCGAGCACGGTCCCGTCGGTCACCGAGGCCACGGCGGCATGCAGGTCGCCGCGCTCCTCGAGCCGTTCGAGCAGCTTCACGGCACGCTCCAGCGGCGGCATCGCACGCGGCACGCCCGTGAACGCGCTCGTGCGTCCGGACTTCTCGGCCGCCTTCGCCGCACGCCACACCCGGATGACGTCCTCGACGGTGTGCGCCTCCTCGTCCCCGAACACGTGGGGGTGTCGGCGCTGCATCTTCTGGCGGACGGTGTCGGCCACGTCGTCGAGGTCGAACCGCCCCTCGCGCGCGGCGATCCCGGCGTGCAACACGACCTGGTACAGCACGTCGCCGAGTTCCTCGCGGAGCTCGTCGGTGTCGTCGCCGTCGATCGCGTCGACGAGTTCGTACGTCTCCTCGACCGCGTACCGGGCGAGGCTGGCGTGGGTCTGCTCGCGGTTCCAGACGCACCCGTGCTCGGGGTCGAGCAGGCGGTCCACGACGGCGACGAGTTCGGCAACGGAGGTCATGGGGCCATGCTGCCACCCGCGGCTCCGCGTGGATCAGTCGCGCAGGTGCTCCCGGTAGGCTGGTGCTCGGTGTGTCGGGAAGTCTGGTCGACGGTCCGTTCCCCGTACCCGGTCACGACCGGGACCCGACCACCCGGAGTCACATGCCCTCCTTCCTCCGTTCGCCCCGCTTCAGCGCGATCGCCCTCCTCTCCGCCGCCGTCCTCGGCCTCGTCGTGGCGAACACCGCGCTCGGCCCCGGCCTCGAGCGCGGCCTGGACTGGCACACGCCCTGGGGTGCGATCGGGCTCGACCTCTCGATCGCGCACTGGGTCAGCGACGGCCTGCTCGCGGTGTTCTTCCTGCTGGTCGCCATCGAGCTGAAGCACGAACTCGTCGCCGGTGAGCTCGCGAACCCGAAGACGGCGGTGGTGCCCGCCATCGCAGCGGTCGGGGGCGTCGTCGTGCCCGCGCTCGTCTACCTCGCGGTCACGGCGGGCACCCCGTACGGGCACGGCTGGCCGATCCCCACCGCGACCGACATCGCCTTCGCGCTCGGGGTCCTGGCCATGTTCGGCCGCGGGCTGCCCTCGACCATCCGGGTGTTCCTGCTCGCCCTCGCCGTGCTCGACGACCTGATCGCCATCGTCATCATCGCCGTGGTCTTCGCGCACGGAACGGACTTCCTCGCCCTCGGTGGCGCGTCGGTCCTGGTCCTCGTGTTCGCGGTCCTCGGTCGACGTCTCCGGCCGGGCAGCGCGGCGCAGCCGTTCCTCGTCGTCGCGATGGTCCTCGTCGGGCTCGTCACCTGGTGGCTCGTGTACCACTCGGGCGTGCACGCGACGATCGCCGGCGTGGCCCTGGGACTCGCCCTCCCCCGCCGTCCGGGTGGGACCCTGCACGAGCACGTCGAGCCGTGGTCGAACGCGATCGTGCTCCCCGTCTTCGCCTTCGTCTCGGCTGCTGTGGTGATCCCGGCGGTCGGCATCACCGAACTGTCCCCGACGTTCTGGGGCGTCGTCCTCGCGCTCCCGGTCGGCAAGGTGATCGGCATCACGCTCTTCGGCACGATCGCCGGCCGGCTGTTCCGTGGGCCGGGCC
The sequence above is drawn from the Curtobacterium sp. L6-1 genome and encodes:
- the eno gene encoding phosphopyruvate hydratase; its protein translation is MAVIDAVGAREVLDSRGNPTVEVEVLLDDGVVSRALVPSGASTGAFEAYELRDGDESRYGGKGVLKAVEAVLDEIGPALEGFDATDQRLVDAALIELDGTENKSRIGANAILGASLAVARAAADSVDLPLFRYLGGPNAHTLPVPLMNVVNGGAHADTNVDIQEFFLVPYGAESFSEALRWGVETYHALKGELKKQGLATGLGDEGGFAPELASNRAALDFLLSAIEKAGFTPGKDIALGLDVASTEFFHDGKYAFEGKQLSSQEFTQYFVDLARDYPLATIEDPLAEDDWEGWTHLTAELGSKLQIVGDDLFVTNPKRLQRGIDEQAGNSILVKVNQIGTLTETLDAVSLAHRHGMTAILSHRSGETEDTTIADIAVAVDGGQIKTGAPARSDRVAKYNQLLRIEEELGDAAVYAGRSAFPRSASL
- the hisS gene encoding histidine--tRNA ligase encodes the protein MATTVTAPRGMRDHLPADKARREHVLGVIRGVYTRHGFDEIETPVVEDAARLHSGLGGDNEKLAFAVMRRGLTTDDLRTAEAPLDLADLGLRFDLTVPLARFYASHRAELPSVFRAVQIAPVWRAERPQKGRYRQFVQCDIDILGEPGQLAEIELVRATTAALDALGITGTSIRINDRRILLALLASWGVTDQAAADRALITVDKLDKIGAEGVAAELGETLDLDAATTADTIRALEHADWESVRGADWLDTDAFADLERLRTALPGVDLRFDPTLVRGMGYYTGTIFEVAHPDFGYSLGGGGRYDGMIGRFLGQDVPAVGFSLGFERLVDLVTLPTSEAVDAVVLVHDKDVDPVRLAALKTEALATHHRVRLEKRTKNMKNLLAGLVEQGFGAFATVGADTETLEGVEFRPLV
- a CDS encoding MazG family protein; translation: MTSVAELVAVVDRLLDPEHGCVWNREQTHASLARYAVEETYELVDAIDGDDTDELREELGDVLYQVVLHAGIAAREGRFDLDDVADTVRQKMQRRHPHVFGDEEAHTVEDVIRVWRAAKAAEKSGRTSAFTGVPRAMPPLERAVKLLERLEERGDLHAAVASVTDGTVLDRVGLDAGFGADVEASGDGTAAAVGGSPSDSRVDAAWGAGMLAEVAVAHEEGIDPIASLRAAVAMLEVAGREIEGGASTGGTLAGGASTGGTLAGGASTGGTLAGESAADAAVRAGSSDSARDARETEKRASS
- the nhaA gene encoding Na+/H+ antiporter NhaA; translation: MPSFLRSPRFSAIALLSAAVLGLVVANTALGPGLERGLDWHTPWGAIGLDLSIAHWVSDGLLAVFFLLVAIELKHELVAGELANPKTAVVPAIAAVGGVVVPALVYLAVTAGTPYGHGWPIPTATDIAFALGVLAMFGRGLPSTIRVFLLALAVLDDLIAIVIIAVVFAHGTDFLALGGASVLVLVFAVLGRRLRPGSAAQPFLVVAMVLVGLVTWWLVYHSGVHATIAGVALGLALPRRPGGTLHEHVEPWSNAIVLPVFAFVSAAVVIPAVGITELSPTFWGVVLALPVGKVIGITLFGTIAGRLFRGPGRSTLSFGSVVTVGVLGGIGFTVSLLMNELAFAANEEIVDEGVLAVLVGSGIAMVASAVLVSVRARRYRQRRELSEAEATE